TGCGGATCTCGCCGCGCATCTCGGCGATGGCGACGGCGACCGATTCGGATGTCGTCGAGTCGGTCACTGGGGGGTCTCGCTGTCGTCGACGAGGCCGAGGCCGACGCGGTCGAGGAGGGCCTCGACCGCGGGCAGGGCCATGACGCGGGCGAGGCCGCCCGCGATGGCGAGGGCGCCGGCCACCCACGGCAGGGCGGCGGGGACGCCGGACGCGGCGACGATCGCGGGGAGCGTGACGGCGACGCCGGCGGTGCCCTGGAGGATGGTGCGGATGGTGCGCTTCGTGGCGGGGGACATGCGGGTACCTCCGGTGGGGGGATGCTCGAGCATTGATTCAAAGTTCAACGAAACCTCGAGGTCTCGTCAGGCCGTGACGGTGAAACCGCGCTTCGCGGCCAGCTTCCGCAGCGACTCGGCGCCCGGGATACCGTCCGCCGCCGGGCCCTTGTAGCCACACCGGCGCTGCCACGCGGCGTACGCCCGAACCGTGGCCGTGCCGTAGTGGCCGTCAGCAACCTCACGCGCGAGCAGACCCTCGGCCACGAGCGCGGACTCGACCGTCTTCACGCCGTAGTACGACACCGGCGTGCCCCGCTTCGGCGGGTCGGCCTTCGCCGCCGCGACGAGCCGGGACAGGTCCACGCTCGGCTTCGCCGGCGGCTTCGGGCTCGGCGCAGGCTTCGGCTCCGGGGGCTCCTGGGCGGCCGGTCGCGGCGCGCCACGCTGCACCCAGTCGTACAGCGGGTCCCCCGGGCAGGTTGTGGCGTGGCCGTCACGGTGCCCGCCGACCCACGTGCCCGCGCGGCCGTGCTCGCGGAGCTCCTCGATTGCGTCGCGCAGGCCGTGGAGCATGGCGTCGCTCGGCTTGGTCAGGCCCGACGAGCCGAGCAGCGCGCAGACCGCGTAGTCCTGCGAGTTGAGGGCGGCCGTGCCATTGGCGCCGGTCCGCTTGTGGACCCCGCGGCCCTCGAACGCGGAGCCGTGCTCGCAGACGAGGTAGTTGTACGCGACGTCGACGTAGCCCTCCTTGACGTCCGCGAGGTGCGAGGCCCGGATCTGGCGGACGTACGCCGCGCACTGGTCGTGCGGGCGGCTCGCGTACGCGGTGCCGAGGTAGTGCACCTTCGTCCCGCGCGTCGAACCGATGTAGGTGGCCGGGCTGGTCGCGGGAGCGCCCCACTGGGAGCGCCGGATGATCGCCATGGCGACCTCCAGACATGAGAAAGGCCCCGGCCATAGGCGCAGGGCGTACGGAAGTAGGGCGGGCCGGTCAGATGGGGTTGTCGATGTACAGGCCGTCGAGCAAGATCGCGTTCGTACCGGACCCGGCTGCCGTAGGCACGCCGACCTGGAGCAGACCGGCCGTGGAGAGAGTCGCGCGCACGCCGTAGAAGAGAGTGGTCGCGCCGCCGAGCTGCCACCCCCGCTCGAAAGCGGGTCTGTATCCGAGGTTGAACGTGAAGCAGGTCGTGTTGGCGTTGGAGGCGAGCGCGGCAACAGTGATGCGGCCCTCGTACTCCCACCGTTCCACGCCCGCAATCTTGACCTTGCGCATCTGCGGCGGGTTGCTGGCGTTCGCTGAGAAGTTGGTGGCGTAGGTGCCGATGGTGGAGAGGAGCGTCCACTCCATGACCTCTTCGACGAGGGCCGTGTTGAGTCGTCCCGCGGTGAGAATCTCGCCCGCGAGGAAGGGCGTGTAGACCATGGATGGGCCCTCCTAAAGGGCGAGGATGAGAGGCTGGGCCAGCCGGATGTCGGTGCCGACCGGATGCGCCTTGACGATGCCGTTCTGGGACCGGAGGACGGTCGCGGCCTGGGTGAGGCCGGTGCCCGTGATCCCGGTGACGCGGACGATCTCGCCACCCATGACGACGTCGAACGGGAACTGCGCGCCGTGTGTCGCGGTGGCAATCCAGCGGGGTCCGGGGGAGGACACGAACGACATGCTCGTGTCGTCAGCGTCGACCGCCACACCGAGCGTGGTGCCGTCAGTGTCCAGCCGGCCCTGAGAGGCGCTGTCGAGGACACCGACGTTCCACAGGGCGCCGGGCGAGCACGTCAGGACAACGGTCCACGTGAACGTGCGGATGTCCTCGTCGATGCGCTGAACAATCAGATCCACCGGTCCCGGCGGCTGCCAGGGCGGAGTGCCGGTGATCTGTACACGGTCGCCGACCTGGAGGGCGGAGACCGCAGGGATCAGCTCAGGATGCCGGTGCAGCATGATCCGCACCTGCGGGTAGCGAGCCTCGTCCCACGTGCCCGCGTGCAGGCGCCAGGCCGCCAACTGGACCGTCTGCGCGTCCTGGTGGAGCGACAGAGGTACGGCCTCGTCGTAGACGCCTACCGCCGCGACAGACAGCGGTCCGTCCTCCTCCACGAACCGGGTCGAGCTGCCGCCGACACGCTCGACGGTGACGTCGTTGCGGAGCCGGAGATCGCTCTCGTCCGGCTCGAACGGCGTCGTCAGCGCGCCGTACGGGATGACGACGGGCTGCTGATTCTG
The sequence above is a segment of the Streptomyces sp. NBC_01255 genome. Coding sequences within it:
- a CDS encoding N-acetylmuramoyl-L-alanine amidase — its product is MAIIRRSQWGAPATSPATYIGSTRGTKVHYLGTAYASRPHDQCAAYVRQIRASHLADVKEGYVDVAYNYLVCEHGSAFEGRGVHKRTGANGTAALNSQDYAVCALLGSSGLTKPSDAMLHGLRDAIEELREHGRAGTWVGGHRDGHATTCPGDPLYDWVQRGAPRPAAQEPPEPKPAPSPKPPAKPSVDLSRLVAAAKADPPKRGTPVSYYGVKTVESALVAEGLLAREVADGHYGTATVRAYAAWQRRCGYKGPAADGIPGAESLRKLAAKRGFTVTA